A window of the Plasmodium vivax chromosome 12, whole genome shotgun sequence genome harbors these coding sequences:
- a CDS encoding hypothetical protein, conserved (encoded by transcript PVX_117570A) has translation MMKMLLYDTIRGELKAEGKDTALDKNVINENLKKYDRHKLRAILRKYIRHNNRLLNYHKYKEVIDNFEPFKNVFIIYSNSFLNKNKIFNYTFRYSKIIKILYLNKKGKRLIYGDNNYMKESTLTRNKKGRNNERIGLLLNDNKFTNEDNSNEEKKYEVINFFYNLKKSDYDKLDKVIDSSEIALPSFSYFDIYLFSNNKKLKYEINKKNIKYIDISSVLYYLYIPVIISYIHLKDFPNARIKFFEYIYLKRKFRQINKYCSESEKRKLRITTLISSQLKNKIYNYYDTLLYEKKASSIFSKGNEEKAEKGAHKKKANKDSLALPSNGISTKIKNKFISTGRKNKQDDSFKERSTGSTTIAIRKSKRKNSSLRGGDWPAACDSLPVEPSNGLSQPNGGEIQPPSVKDSIEANGADKIDSREHRSSGANGEHTPRGDTHGDAAETKEEDPSAKKRSIHFHHTCRRQNYTYQKRKKHIKKKKKKREYITIDEYLLFLKIKHKETTLEGLTDVVKNIPLEDKICRIKRLRSIMNIEYNEKKNIYKKEKILKNLIQLKDKKYYFYNYFFDVLIYFSYFKQINIVEGILVMALLYSKLNLLSISTYIYKNVYLYFYYIFESYQRKWKSFDLNHEMNKLNSFNVKGKENSDASYAEHPKDLKEGSAKKKKEKKEKKEKKKKKMKKHKKVKTMAVATSDVGTMESDKRENSEGGDFCPAGFGQLDRSRGLEGSGAVDAADAAREGGKESIRKGEAKGGNKDGEDGEDDLDRHDNYGMCSMYDELVVHAFNHFQRQLRNNSNFYFVADWQGDKSHPKYRNYSFLNNSFNSPHLNYINDIVVGNIIKNAICFNYKYIFNGIKRHISIYLNLISHVETKYIFHQNNYNLKNLIYHLYMDQIVKSYDCNLFTYEKNFYVLKRIIFLDNGVNLFHPSENYLTNDFCLKSVFFKIYFNLYKNASRKVQGRNERQMLGRLNSWNRAELIHQYRMIVRSENGKESILHSLINLEERQLQLGGYPVCPHTTAAQYELAREKNEGDSPVNGNCVRENLHLSDNSPGGSSPNFDFPMGTSEQLGIHMLSSYLTSDCNHVERKEQKTGNVYETLNSFADCENGNAKEGVRIPLPHCGDPPQVNNCPYSHTISSHELFSDSKRYNADVPSSKSGPIIKSVTLAGNLNDRFSISVGGKNEWAFDNTYNGGSKKTRFTPCGEADRKDKLAAPHRERRNDKFIETIFKKKINKNLFGKNRSLDESHAGHPAHHGHHHDHCDHTDHHYDPDGGDKLKNYSLRNFFNFPNNELKILIYNFLFLYIFDEYIYMNMHKKDISEYFNFVNVLKKKQKLRYNLFNFLCHSKKDIGNEISCYKKYLKERYLNKNKKKDNNKMMYNSMFGEKTTIQVNMKKDMNDKCKTKSAKKLSKKGEEYKIAREHKKEEALHPMASIILINNKKKKYNSKVINLLRDTYKKNFINYHIKINVEKYEHIYFLFLITEMLSLIFLPFVNSHYYFAYVKGYKNLGEGKFTLIERFRQENIHLLCERTSGDGASADDASGDNAKAADGADWNYKRKTPKQSRRSAQNRVGKRKRLLKNGKQDISTSIYNLFKVNKANLFNFSNKKKKEKSSDSEETRSRKILYRKNTLSNIKNETAYIQKYSLFNERREKWNDALFSKTHSTELKRRKSTKYGHQVDDGNYYIALYNKKEAVEQIRSSKKGITFDAKNLIEKVFLHNEYYQIDTYELKKKFHSKDKYFLIKKYEKIVALAFYTRFNTYLIFSLYQRIALLNFLYSNYHLVVSMLRYINHVHCKLMNQYARSHFFRMKKSPAVCEKSVGPSYQGGKAHVEFPERGKSTFFADQPENSTPNGHSFFYMKDEDIHYDDYIINTYSTNYINDMNAAQGRNNSPSSLLTFYDKLGDIKSFRFSIFFDIFFELKVNFNHLTSAHICVQNSLRYLFFFLKNAHKCNVVLDLRLSRGRRGTLPGLASEGTSESVEEDTDGAKPRSGLHRSKNKHSSDVPQVDSLLRRVRSEENLHFQSGNTSQGGNKPTDERNRKCGELLNHAGENSTRRDGKDNSLNANQESCHSENDLHSNWLHKMGKEVKCEPNDALTTPEGGDWPRFVPSLDLNKLRSSKLFYIIGISLLKQLNTNYYYDNVKEINLIYEDDLVGKKINVNNLLKNDYTEVLNLSYKYMKKSISVDPNHLLSYYYLGVIYLYKLKITKCIYICKNFLLQNCHNVYAFPFFLLYIVVTSSRYSKMEVPSPHRGGKPNKGNTHKGYLMQRKSEKNKGHGSKHDALALINHAGILHSYSEQYKGLINQLRRNAPNFYSAITNPNNLFDAEDEQTAGAGGGYMDDLCNLGNFINCNDSVSKRAADSLKENPSEVPSERESNGKGDDPSGSHDKNKTEHGEHPVGPQLGEVNTPTGRAPAVESSAHDKLSIHCTGVGRRGSTSYRPHTGEGLRAKSPNNDCFLVLTKAINYFPNNFFFFYLYVYYLINFFVMYDILFCWEKETEEKKDKKGEKSEKSKKGKKRTFPSAQLKQLLLQKASQPCDVQSSPSESPRPTDHFNFLREEKKGDAYLSQLYDAIFDTDEMDNGGSDDISYTDETARNSDSWGVSKWRVSFPNVSLNLSKGTNLAKGKDEGNRLLTNSIKEEIDRIQISLKILQKKSNSLRVESRRGGRTNKVASSAVTKSGPGDGPHTVATHGGGLADDEQLGESHHADRAHPEEANVSEKDKADEDANNEERNASFVHPPPVCDAYPKELKNNLKRSEYIDISKVNLLPCVMPILLILYKYILQKMQEKKNSHMYIYFCLNKIMSSVDVGKIKCELHEQSDSGYLPNGGINNSNCFFSYAKGSDKLYSKNYYFSERNRCGVVGGSSMLGGSYLVSGGQVNGGNCNNFGTLNLRSSINDVRNTTPLTASTAKGMRKISLKNVYLEAITWISMGEILIYLRVNAKLIIYLLNIIDSYIKFYLSVNNDSNYYNYENTNFFYNLTHQFMCLKCLYLFYLYAKCKPRKRYSDSFLLSRRGSSGYRLPQMRMSPFGEMGKKRKGNRKGKTSLPFKKNLYSKILFFENEYELHNGRMKLCEHPKVKVENNHIYFSDRFGESDFKLPFHTRDGKELRGKFWPLRRKAEKAYAPEGADEVADEGAAKGADEGAAKGEKKEPPQRNAPKENAPKENTGNGARCSTSNKADANNKTGRTSRTSRANKASRKSMNKLYADEEKLFNSFRVDYESAQKRQKKYRLVKNIKIYVSLISKIYFNDRKVNILYARYYFLKKKYLKVISILSLLNEHYKKRDYFIMKRKGSHEGSGPGGDMNISGEQNTLPSGYPFHLNNQTDFVYEYLNIYMYYQSFEKLQNYRKSNYYKHILHVIFLSCPIIPFGLFPFINL, from the coding sequence atgatgaaaatgctCCTGTATGACACCATCAGAGGGGAGCTGAAGGCAGAAGGTAAAGACACAGCCCTGGACAAAAACGTGATcaatgaaaatttaaaaaaatacgatcGACATAAGCTGAGAGCCATACTGAGGAAGTACATTCGGCACAACAATAGACTGCTAAACTACCACAAGTACAAAGAAGTGATAGACAATTTTGagccttttaaaaatgtatttatcaTATACAGCAATAGCttcttaaataaaaacaaaatttttaattacaccTTTAGATACtccaaaattataaaaatattatacctaaataaaaaggggaagagacTTATATATGGGGATAACAATTACATGAAGGAGAGCACCCTGacgagaaataaaaaagggagaaacaaTGAAAGAATAGGATTACTACTAAACgataataaatttacaaaCGAAGACAATTccaatgaagaaaaaaaatatgaagttattaactttttttataatttgaaaaaaagtgatTATGATAAATTGGACAAAGTCATTGACAGCAGTGAGATAGCCCTGCCTTCCTTCAGCTACTTTGATATTTACCTATTCAGcaataacaaaaaattgaaatacgAAATTAACAAGaagaacataaaatatattgacATTAGCTCTGTCCTTTATTACCTTTACATCCCAGTAATCATTTCGTATATCCATTTGAAAGATTTCCCAAATGCCAGAATTAAATTCTTTGAGTATATTTACCTGAAGAGGAAGTTTAGgcaaattaataaatactGCTCcgaaagcgaaaaaaggaaattgaGGATAACTACCCTAATTTCGTCGCAACTGAAAAATAAGATATATAACTATTACGACACTCTGCTGTATGAGAAGAAGGCGTCGTCCATCTTTTCTAAGGGCAATGAGGAGAAGGCAGAAAAGGGCGCTCacaaaaagaaggcaaaTAAAGATAGTCTAGCTCTACCAAGTAACGGAATTAGCACCAAAATTaagaacaaatttatatCCACTGGGAGGAAGAACAAACAGGATGACTCCTTTAAGGAGCGCTCTACGGGAAGCACCACCATTGCAATTAGGAagagcaaaaggaagaattcCTCTCTGCGTGGAGGTGATTGGCCCGCCGCGTGTGATAGCTTGCCTGTGGAGCCCTCAAACGGGTTGTCTCAACCGAACGGAGGGGAAATACAACCCCCCTCAGTGAAAGATAGCATAGAAGCGAATGGTGCAGACAAAATTGATTCCAGGGAACATCGTAGCAGCGGGGCTAATGGGGAACACACACCTCGGGGAGATACCCACGGAGATGCTGCCGAGACGAAGGAGGAAGACCCCTCCGCCAAGAAACGAAGCATCCACTTTCACCACACATGTAGAAgacaaaattatacatatcaaaagagaaagaaacacataaaaaaaaaaaaaaaaaaaagggaatacaTAACCATAGATGAATATTTGCTAttcctaaaaataaaacacaaaGAGACGACGCTAGAAGGGCTAACAGATGTTGTGAAGAATATCCCCTTGGAAGATAAAATCTGCAGAATAAAGAGATTAAGAAGTATTATGAATATCGAATACAATGagaaaaagaatatttataaaaaggaaaagatccTGAAGAATTTGATCCAATTGAAGGATAAGAAGTACTATTTTTACAACTACTTTTTTGACGTgttgatttatttttcctacttTAAACAGATAAACATTGTAGAGGGCATTCTGGTGATGGCGCTCCTGTACAGCAAGCTGAACCTGTTGAGCATTTCGacttacatatataaaaatgtgtacctGTATTTTTACTACATCTTTGAGAGCTACCAGAGAAAGTGGAAGTCCTTTGATTTAAATCACGAGATGAATAAGCTCAACTCGTTTAATGTGAAGGGGAAAGAGAATTCCGACGCTTCGTATGCAGAGCATCCCAAAGATTTGAAGGAGGGAagcgcgaaaaagaaaaaagaaaagaaggaaaagaaggaaaaaaaaaaaaaaaaaatgaagaaacaTAAGAAAGTGAAGACCATGGCGGTTGCGACGTCCGACGTGGGGACCATGGAGAGCGACAAGCGGGAGAATAGTGAGGGGGGCGACTTCTGCCCCGCCGGGTTTGGCCAGTTGGATCGCAGCAGGGGCCTCGAGGGAAGCGGCGCGGTGGACGCGGCGGACGCAGCGCGGGAAGGCGGAAAGGAGAGCATAAGGAAAGGCGAGGCGAAAGGTGGCAATAAGGACGGTGAGGACGGCGAGGACGACCTCGATCGGCATGACAACTACGGCATGTGCAGCATGTACGACGAGCTGGTGGTGCACGCGTTTAACCACTTCCAGAGGCAGCTGCGAAACAACAGCAACTTTTACTTCGTGGCGGACTGGCAGGGGGATAAGTCGCACCCCAAGTATCGAAATTATTCCTTCCTAAATAACTCGTTCAACTCTCCACACCTGAATTATATTAACGACATCGTCGTGGGgaatatcataaaaaatgccatATGCTTTAACTACAAGTACATTTTCAACGGAATCAAAAGGCACATTTCAATTTACCTTAATTTAATAAGCCACGTAGAAaccaaatatatttttcaccaaaataattataacttAAAGAATCTGATTTACCATCTTTACATGGACCAAATTGTCAAGTCTTATGACTGTAACTTGTTTACGTATGAGAAGAACTTCTACGTACTGaagagaattatttttttggacaATGGGGTAAATTTATTTCACCCTAGTGAGAATTACCTAACGAATGACTTTTGCCTAAAGTCggtatttttcaaaatttattttaatctttataaaaatgcgTCTCGAAAGGTCCAGGGCAGGAATGAACGGCAGATGCTTGGCAGACTTAACAGCTGGAACCGCGCGGAACTAATTCACCAATACAGGATGATCGTACGGagcgaaaatgggaaagagaGCATCTTACATTCGTTGATCAACTTGGAGGAGCGGCAGCTGCAGTTGGGGGGATACCCAGTATGCCCTCACACAACTGCTGCGCAGTACGAGTTAGCAAGGGAGAAAAACGAGGGAGATTCACCAGTGAACGGGAACTGCGTAAGGGAGAACCTACACCTGAGCGACAACTCACCTGGTGGAAGTTCCCCGAATTTTGACTTCCCCATGGGTACGAGCGAGCAGTTGGGAATCCATATGCTCAGTAGCTACCTAACGAGTGATTGCAACCACGTGGAGAGGAAGGAACAAAAGACAGGAAACGTATACGAAACATTGAACAGCTTCGCAGATTGTGAAAATGGTAATGCCAAGGAGGGTGTGCGTATACCGCTTCCCCATTGTGGGGACCCTCCACAAGTGAATAACTGCCCATATAGCCACACCATCTCGTCGCACGAGCTGTTTAGCGATAGTAAGAGGTACAACGCGGATGTCCCTTCAAGCAAGTCGGGGCCTATCATCAAAAGTGTCACCTTGGCGGGTAACTTGAACGACCGCTTTTCCATCAGCGTGGGTGGGAAAAACGAGTGGGCATTTGACAATACGTATAATGGAGGCTCGAAAAAAACGAGATTCACACCTTGTGGTGAGGCGGACAGGAAAGACAAACTGGCTGCCCCGCACAGGGAGAGAAGGAACGACAAATTTATTGAAAcgatttttaagaaaaaaattaacaaaaatttgttcGGAAAGAATAGAAGCTTGGACGAATCGCATGCTGGTCACCCCGCTCACCATGGTCATCACCATGACCACTGCGATCACACGGATCACCACTACGACCCTGATGGGGGGGACAAACTGAAAAACTACTCGCTCAGgaattttttcaacttcCCCAACAACGAGCTGAAAATACTGATTTATaacttcctcttcctgtACATCTTTGACGAGTATATTTACATGAACATGCACAAGAAGGACATAAGCGAGTacttcaattttgtaaatgtgttgaagaagaagcaaaagctGAGGTACAATTTGTTCAATTTCCTTTGCCACTCGAAGAAAGACATTGGCAACGAAATATCTTGCTACAAGAAGTACCTAAAGGAGAGGTAcctaaataaaaataaaaaaaaagataacaaCAAAATGATGTACAACTCCAtgtttggggaaaaaactaCCATCCAGGTGAACATGAAAAAGGATATGAATGATAAGTGCAAGACGAAAAGTGCCAAGAAAttgtcaaaaaaaggggaagagtaCAAAATAGCTAGAGAGCATAAGAAAGAGGAGGCCCTCCACCCAATGGCTTCCATTATCCtaataaacaataaaaaaaaaaaatacaattcaAAAGTTATAAATTTGCTGAGAGATAcgtataagaaaaatttcatCAATTATCACATCAAAATTAATgtggaaaaatatgaacacatttatttcctcttcttAATTACTGAAATGCTgtctctcatttttttgcccttcgTCAATTCTCATTATTACTTTGCTTACGTGAAAGGCTACAAGAATCTGGGCGAGGGGAAGTTCACCCTGATTGAAAGGTTTAGGCAGGAAAATATACACCTCCTGTGTGAGCGCACCAGTGGCGATGGCGCCAGTGCTGATGATGCAAGCGGAGACAATGCCAAAGCTGCAGATGGTGCTGACTGGAActacaaaaggaaaaccccAAAACAAAGTCGTAGAAGCGCGCAAAATCGAGTGGGCAAGCGGAAGAGGCTGCTCAAAAATGGCAAGCAGGACATATCCACGAGCATTTACAACCTCTTCAAAGTAAATAAAGCCAACTTGTTCAacttttcaaataaaaaaaaaaaagaaaaatcttCCGATTCTGAAGAAACCAGGAGTAGGAAAATCCTCTATCGAAAAAATACCCTAAGTAATATCAAAAACGAAACGGCATACATACAGAAATATTCCCTGTTCAATgagaggagggaaaaatggaatgacGCCCTGTTCAGCAAAACGCACTCCACCGAgctgaagaggaggaaaagcaCTAAATATGGCCACCAGGTGGATGATGGCAACTACTACATTGCGCTGTACAACAAGAAAGAAGCAGTAGAACAAATCaggagcagcaaaaaggggataacCTTCGATGCGAAGAATCTCATTGAAAAGGTCTTCCTCCACAATGAGTATTACCAAATTGATACCTAcgaattaaagaaaaaatttcatagCAAGGACAAATATTtcctcataaaaaaatatgaaaaaattgtggcTCTCGCTTTTTACACCCGCTTTAATACCTACTTGATATTTTCCCTCTACCAACGAATAGCGCTACTAAACTTTTTGTACTCGAATTACCATTTGGTCGTTTCAATGCTGAGGTATATTAACCATGTGCACTGTAAGTTGATGAACCAGTATGCAcgcagccatttttttcgtatgaAGAAATCTCCAGCGGTGTGCGAAAAGTCAGTTGGTCCATCTTACCAAGGGGGTAAAGCACACGTGGAATTCCccgaaagggggaagagtACCTTTTTCGCAGATCAACCAGAAAATTCTACCCCAAATGGCCACTCCTTCTTCTACATGAAAGATGAAGACATTCACTACGATGATTACATAATCAACACGTACAGCACCAACTACATCAATGATATGAATGCCGCACAGGGTAGAAATAACTCCCCTTCGTCTTTACTCACCTTCTATGACAAACTGGGGGATATAAAGTCCTTCcgattttccattttcttcgatatattttttgagcTAAAGGTAAATTTTAACCACCTCACCAGCGcgcatatatgtgtgcaGAATTCGCTAAGgtacctcttcttctttttgaaaaatgcacacaagtGTAATGTCGTCTTGGATTTGAGACTTAGCAGGGGAAGGAGAGGTACCCTACCGGGGTTAGCCAGCGAAGGGACGAGTGAATCTGTTGAGGAAGACACTGACGGGGCGAAGCCGAGGAGTGGCCTACACAggagtaaaaataaacattcgAGTGACGTTCCCCAGGTGGACTCCCTCCTCAGAAGGGTaagaagcgaagaaaatTTGCACTTCCAAAGTGGGAACACCTCCCAGGGAGGAAACAAACCAACGGATGAGAGGAATCGAAAATGTGGGGAGCTACTTAACCATGCGGGGGAGAATAGCACAAGGCGTGATGGAAAGGACAACTCGCTTAATGCTAACCAGGAAAGCTGTCACAGTGAAAATGATCTGCACTCGAATTggcttcacaaaatggggaaggagGTCAAATGCGAGCCGAACGACGCGTTAACCACCCCGGAGGGTGGAGACTGGCCTAGGTTTGTCCCCAGCCTGGACCTAAACAAACTGAGAAGCAGCAAACTTTTCTACATTATAGGCATCTCTCTACTGAAGCAGCTGAACACTAATTACTACTATGACAATgtgaaagaaataaatctCATTTACGAGGACGATTtggttggaaaaaaaataaatgtaaataatttgctaaaaaatgattatacGGAAGTGCTCAACTTGAGTTACAAGTACATGAAAAAGAGCATCAGCGTGGATCCCAACCACCTGCTGAGTTACTACTACCTTGGCGTTATCTATCTATACAAGTTAAAAATTACCaagtgtatttatatatgtaaaaattttctattgCAAAACTGCCACAATGTGTAcgccttccccttctttttgctATATATAGTAGTCACCAGTTCGAGGTACTCCAAAATGGAGGTACCTTCcccacacaggggggggaaacccaACAAAGGTAACACACATAAGGGTTATTTAATGCAAcgtaaaagtgaaaaaaataaaggtcATGGCAGCAAACATGACGCACTTGCACTTATTAACCACGCGGGCATTCTACACAGCTACAGTGAACAGTACAAAGGGCTAATTAACCAGCTGAGGCGAAATGCCCCCAACTTTTATAGCGCCATTACTAACCCGAACAACCTGTTTGATGCAGAGGATGAGCAAACGGCAGGTGCAGGAGGAGGCTATATGGACGACCTTTGCAACTTGgggaattttataaattgcaACGATTCGGTCAGTAAAAGGGCCGCTGACAGTTTGAAGGAAAACCCAAGTGAAGTCCCATCCGAAAGGGAGTCTAATGGGAAAGGTGACGACCCAAGTGGCAGCCATGATAAGAACAAAACGGAGCATGGTGAGCACCCGGTGGGTCCTCAACTGGGGGAGGTGAATACCCCTACTGGGAGAGCCCCCGCGGTGGAGAGCAGCGCGCATGATAAGCTGAGCATACACTGTACAGGAgtgggaagaagaggaagtacTTCATACCGCCCCCACACCGGTGAGGGACTCCGAGCCAAATCGCCCAACAACGACTGCTTTTTAGTCCTCACGAAAGCCATCAACTACTTCCcaaacaactttttttttttttacctctatGTGTACTACCTAATTAACTTCTTCGTAATGtatgatattttattttgctggGAGAAAGAAACAGAAGAGAAGAAGGATAAGAAGGGTGAGAAGAGTGAGAAGAGTaagaagggaaagaagaGGACCTTCCCAAGTGCCCAGCTGAAACAGCTGCTTCTGCAAAAGGCCTCTCAACCGTGTGACGTCCAATCAAGCCCAAGTGAAAGCCCCCGCCCTACGGaccatttcaattttttacgcgaagaaaaaaagggagatgcCTATCTTAGCCAACTGTACGACGCAATATTCGACACGGACGAGATGGACAACGGAGGTAGTGACGATATTAGTTACACTGATGAAACCGCCAGAAATAGCGATTCCTGGGGGgtttcaaaatggagggtGAGCTTTCCCAACGTTTCACTTAATCTTAGCAAGGGTACCAACTTGGCCAAGGGGAAGGACGAAGGGAACCGACTTCTAACCAATAGCATTAAGGAAGAAATTGACAGAATTCAGATTTCGCTAAAGATTTTGCAAAAGAAGAGCAACTCGTTGAGGGTTGAGTCCAGAAGGGGGGGTAGAACCAACAAGGTTGCTTCTTCCGCCGTCACGAAGAGTGGCCCTGGTGACGGGCCACACACTGTCGCAACGCATGGTGGTGGCCTGGCGGATGATGAACAGTTGGGAGAATCTCATCACGCTGATAGGGCACACCCCGAGGAGGCAAATGTCAGCGAAAAGGATAAGGCAGACGAAGATGCCAACAACGAAGAGAGAAACGCAAGTTTTGTGCACCCCCCACCTGTGTGTGATGCCTACCCTAAGgaactaaaaaataacttaaaaaGGAGCGAATACATTGACATTAGCAAAGTGAACTTGTTACCCTGCGTTATGCCCATActgttaatattatacaaatatatcCTTCAGAAaatgcaggaaaaaaaaaactcgcacatgtatatatatttctgtttgaataaaattatgtcCTCTGTTGATGTGGGTAAGATTAAGTGCGAATTGCATGAACAGAGCGATAGTGGGTAcctcccaaatggggggattAACAACTCTAACTGCTTCTTTAGCTACGCGAAGGGGAGCGACAAATTGTACAGCAAGAATTACTACTTTTCGGAGAGGAACAGATGCGGGGTGGTTGGCGGAAGTAGTATGCTTGGTGGGAGCTACCTGGTTAGTGGAGGCCAAGTGAATGGCGGAAATTGTAACAATTTTGGAACCCTCAACTTGCGGAGCAGCATCAATGATGTGAGAAATACCACCCCTTTGACTGCCAGCACAGCCAAGGGGATGAGGAAAATTAGCCTGAAAAATGTGTACCTTGAAGCCATCACCTGGATCAGTATGGGAGAAATTCTGATATACCTTAGGGTTAATGCGAAGCTTATTATTTACCTCCTCAACATTATAGActcttatataaaattttacctAAGTGTAAATAATGACagtaattattacaattacgaaaatacaaatttcttttacaatttgACTCACCAGTTCATGTGCCTGAAATGCTTGTACTTGTTTTATCTCTATGCTAAATGCAAACCGAGGAAAAGATATTCTGACAGTTTTCTCCTaagcagaagaggaagcagTGGGTACCGCTTGCCACAAATGAGAATGTCCCCCTTTGGAgaaatgggtaaaaaaaggaagggcaacagaaaggggaaaacatctttgccctttaaaaaaaatttatatagtaaaataCTCTTTTTCGAAAACGAATACGAATTGCACAATGGTAGAATGAAGCTGTGTGAGCACCCGAAAGTTAAAGTGGAGAATAACCACATCTACTTTAGTGATCGATTTGGTGAAAGTGATTTTAAGTTGCCTTTTCATACAAGGGATGGGAAGGAACTGCGGGGGAAATTCTGGCCCCTCAGGAGGAAGGCCGAGAAGGCGTACGCACCGGAGGGTGCTGATGAAGTTGCTGATGAGGGTGCCGCTAAGGGTGCTGATGAGGGCGCCGc
- a CDS encoding hypothetical protein, conserved (encoded by transcript PVX_117575A) → MIQQKKKKTKPPINLATLEDKINILNFMKDDFEKILDKENEIHGIVTKQHNTKEEKTLNEKEKIDIILSELLLSCEEKKNQLNKYIKTANEIISQNNDIIQKEKEEIENLILGKNQEINSLQQKIDLAKCFYDDVNDAMVKLFNNLDLFLKNKMNVELTIDHLGKISKGEENMGNKPRGENTQHSDEHVRGYKRENEGEDPFLQQLYHSMDEYEKKVCIIKSFMRENELDHLSEMLLTEKGSDAGLPAQLPHIPQMEEKNMKGQGNSRSGDPHSRKDKQVRYEDTCVSKTGQSGMEDDTGDETVSGEGEMDEEESEDADDGEDLDDDEDGEESLDGDSDGEESLDDDSGAEEESEEYENDDEEEEVEEEDEGEEEDEDGEEEEVEEDDDEGGSLTDDASAESTQRKKFNSPAESADNFGESLEATPNGHTEKTCGKKKILNDAETTIKSFSSEMYKKILSDNMNVLMDKINKIDYDYVSYFEKKLKS, encoded by the coding sequence ATGAtccaacagaaaaaaaagaaaacgaagcCCCCCATAAACCTAGCCACGCTGGAAGACAAAATAAACATCCTCAATTTTATGAAGGATGACTTTGAAAAAATTCTCGacaaagaaaatgaaattcaTGGAATAGTCACCAAGCAGCACAACaccaaggaggaaaaaaccttaaatgaaaaggaaaaaatagacatCATTTTAAGCGAGCTGTTGCTATCctgcgaagaaaaaaaaaatcaactaAATAAGTATATAAAAACTGCCAACGAAATAATCAGCCAAAATAATGACATAATtcagaaggaaaaggaagaaattgaaaatttaattttgggaaaaaatcaagaaataaattctcttcaacaaaaaattgacttGGCAAAATGCTTCTACGACGATGTAAATGATGCAATGGTGAAACTTTTTAACAACttggatttatttttaaaaaataaaatgaacgtGGAATTAACGATCGATCATCTGGGGAAAAtctcaaagggggaggaaaacatGGGCAATAAACCCCGGGGGGAGAATACACAACACAGCGACGAACATGTAAGGGGGTATAAAAGGGAGAACGAAGGGGAAGacccatttttacaacaaTTATATCACTCCATGGATGAATATGAAAAGAAAGTTTGCATCATTAAATCGTTTATGCGGGAAAATGAATTAGATCACCTCTCAGAAATGTTATTAACTGAAAAGGGAAGCGATGCTGGGCTACCTGCACAACTTCCGCACATCCCTCaaatggaggagaagaaTATGAAGGGGCAAGGTAACAGTCGCAGCGGAGATCCCCACTCCAGGAAGGACAAACAGGTGAGGTACGAAGATACATGCGTGAGTAAAACGGGACAGAGCGGAATGGAAGACGATACGGGTGACGAGACTGTCagcggggagggggaaatggACGAGGAAGAAAGCGAAGATGCAGATGATGGGGAAGACTTGgacgatgatgaggatggAGAGGAGAGCTTGGATGGTGATTCGGATGGAGAGGAGAGCTTGGATGATGATTCGGGTGCGGAGGAGGAAAGTGAAGAGTACGAAAacgacgatgaggaggaagaagtcgaagaggaggatgaaggcgaagaggaggatgaagacggagaggaggaagaagtcgAAGAGGATGACGACGAGGGGGGGAGCCTCACAGATGACGCAAGCGCGGAAAGCAcgcagagaaaaaaattcaactCACCTGCGGAAAGTGCAGACAACTTCGGCGAGTCGCTGGAAGCAACGCCAAATGGGCATACAGAGAAAACGTgcggaaagaaaaaaatactgaACGATGCAGAAACGACCATAAAGAGCTTCTCCTCAGagatgtacaaaaaaatattaagcgACAATATGAACGTCCTCATggacaaaataaacaaaatcgATTACGACTACGTGTCttactttgaaaaaaaattaaaaagttaa